A region of Theileria annulata chromosome 2, complete sequence, *** SEQUENCING IN PROGRESS *** DNA encodes the following proteins:
- a CDS encoding uncharacterized protein (chr2.C.cand.296 - hypothetical protein, conserved) → MDNLEKESISQLNIKKNINLLLKRYQNNQNDRINYPENPEKWIKSEVDLEEQIRFFSDLSTIPSLYIQFLTLNGFKILSDILSHQNIDIVIVCINVLSEILDPEIIYTLETSNEFINHLESLSIDKLVVNSLITIQEEDEVDYNGVKSCFELLENLMELSSKILSDLATNEKFLSYLLTRMKKRKTMAYDTNRVYSSELLCVLLQGSDECVVKLGSKEPIDGIDQLLRIIAIYRKRNPDSLEEEELVENSFQALCKLMFNNENQIRFGKIQGIQLMIRLIRERRQTYKLALKLLDFALLDSTYNCQLFVQLYGLKSLFSILMRKGVLTKEGTEQEKQEDENVIGIINSLCINCTGEELLRVINKFVENKHEKLERIVELHKKYTQKSNLYINKMNKKNEIPELDAEEQNYLEKYEAGLSICQLIDCLIVRIYNMNQELSICLLLLLKNKGINIQDIYNHITDYLEHMSEEGKELKNQVEELMINFLKGAKNSEMFN, encoded by the exons atgGATAATTTAGag aAGGAATCAATTTCTCAAttgaatattaaaaaaaatatcaatttattattaaaaagatatcaaaataatcaaaatgATCGCATTAATTATCCTGAAAATCCAGAAAA ATGGATCAAATCTGAAGTTGATTTAGAAGAACAAATCCGATTCTTTAGTGATTTATCAACTATTCcttcattatatatacaatttcTAACATTAAAtggttttaaaatattatctgATATATTATCACATCAAAATATTG ATATAGTAATAGTGTgtataaatgtattatcGGAAATATTGGATCctgaaataatttatacattaGAAACATCAAATGAGTTTATAAATCATTTG GAATCTTTATCAATAGATAAATTGGTAGTAAATTCACTAATAACTATTCAAGAAG AGGATGAAGTGGATTATAATGGTGTTAAAAGTTGTTTTGAGTTATTGGAGAATTTAATGGAATTATcatctaaaatattatctgACTTGGCTACTAATGAGAAGTTCTTGTCATATTTGTTAACTCGTATGAAGAAGAGGAAAACAATGGCATATGATACTAATAGAGTATATTCTAGTGAATTATTATGTGTATTATTACAAGGTTCTGATGAATGTGTTGTTAAACTTGGTTCAAAAGAACCAATTGATGGTATTGATCAACTCTTAAGAATTATAGCAATTTATAGAAAACGGAATCCAGATTCATTAGAAGAg GAAGAATTAGTTGAAAATTCATTTCAAGCATTATGTAAACTAATGTTCaa TAATGAGAATCAAATAAGATTTGGTAAAATACAAGGAATACAATTAATGATAAGATTAATTCGTGAAAGAAGACAAACATATAAATTAGCACTTAAATTACTCGATTTTGCATTATTAGATTCTACATATAATTGTCAATTATTCGTACAATT ATATGGATTAAAATCgttatttagtatattaatgaGAAAAGGTGTATTAACTAAAGAAGGTACAGAACAAGAAAAACAAGAAGACG AGAATGTAattggtataataaattcattatgtataaattgtaCTGGTGAAGAATTAT taagagtaataaataagtttGTGGAGAATAAGCATGAAAAATTGGAAAGGATAGTAGAGTTACATAAAAAGTATACAcaaaaatcaaatttatacattaataaaatgaataaaaagaatGAAATACCTGAATTGGATGCGGAGGAACAAAATTATCTTGAAAAGTATGAAGCTGGACTCTCAATTTGCCAATTAATCGACTGTCTAATTGTcagaatatataatatgaaCCAAGAACTGTCAATATGccttttattattacttaaaaATAAAGGCATTAATATACAAGATATTTATAATCATATTACAG ATTATTTGGAACATATGAGTGAAGAAGGAAAAGAATTAAAGAATCAAGTGGAAgaattaatgataaattttttaaaagGAGCTAAAAATTCAGAAATGTTCAATTAA
- a CDS encoding uncharacterized protein (chr2.C.cand.297 - signal peptide, some similarity to carbonic anhydrase;~Apicoplast targetting peptide predicted by the PlasmoAP tool;~Signal peptide predicted for TA13045 by SignalP 2.0 HMM (Signal peptide probability 0.990, signal anchor probability 0.000) with cleavage site probability 0.417 between residues 22 and 23;~GPI-Anchor Signal predicted for TA13045 by DGPI v2.04, no cleavage site predicted): MRWNKCAKSILILVFLSTKSLLKTCECQNNGNHTSKSSNTGNSVPVAFTHVQDSNSQSTSQTQENIKQHNNYTPLTFTGSKVPAWDYGRHGSDWTHGMCSAGLKQSPVDLHVEGLVEDLPFNLKEVYDSVLRGESPDLKYNSWKRGDMVLRSPNVFRITVPQNEGSTFGALFTTDKPNLYMATHIDFHSPSEHTFDGSANRRQIEVQIWHYLSDAPSSDLGIGSIDSPETTDVNILITKAVKKTPNTGTTADTTTTGSTKATATTSSDSSTSNSVEVTKGKDVDASGVKNVKSVDLSHLNLHTVDSSKDNHLNTDTQHDTSSTAKSTDYTEDDHPEFYYEADDHPSMVQLSEDLHPLNSGKSSSYKKLLENDRYDLFNKYLLTHLNNSANNLNSEQVHIREKKMAREKGTHWGRWAVISLTFMSEEIEKTNIESLKTFPSERFMSEVFKAGSSVTITENDNYLSVGDLNTNHVETPLPVVDLDTPLNLSSLFMMLEVKNVNYFAYDGSFTQPGCEETVRWYVAKESLPISTELMLQLHRMLNPNPHVQNPNNYVDNYRELQNVNNKCRNVGKVRFVHGYPMEYFVISPFSHEHQVSAFRLSRLYLVFIISILLMLY, translated from the exons ATGCGTTGGAATAAATGTGCAAAGTCCATTTTGATCTTGGTATTTCTGAGTACCAAATCGCTACTAAAAACTTGTGAATGCCAAAATAATGGAAATCACACCAGTAAATCCAGTAATACTGGAAATTCAGTCCCAGTAGCATTTACACATGTTCAAGATTCTAATTCCCAATCCACTTCACAAACAcaagaaaatattaaacaacataataattatacaccTCTCACTTTTACAG gTTCTAAAGTACCGGCATGGGATTATGGTAGACATGGATCTGATTGGACTCATGGCATGTGTAGTGCTGGATTAAAGCAGTCTCCAGTAGACTTGCATGTTGAAGGTTTAGTTGAAGACCTTCCATTTAATTTGAAGGAGGTGTATGACTCAGTATTGAGAGGGGAGTCACCAGACcttaaatataattcttGGAAACGAGGTGACATG GTTTTAAGGTCACCAAACGTGTTCAGAATAACAGTGCCTCAAAATGAAGGTTCAACCTTCGGGGCTCTGTTCACTACCGATAAACCCAATTTATATATGGCCACTCATATAGACTTTCACTCTCCAAGTGAACATACTTTCGATGGATCTGCTAATCGCAGACAAATTGAAGTGCAAATCTGGCATTATCTCAGTGATGCACCTTCTAGTGATCTTGGAATTGGATCTATCGATTCTCCTGAAACTACTGATGTTAATATTCTCATTACTAAAGCCGTTAAAAAAACACCCAATACCGGCACTACAGCTGATACTACCACCACTGGTAGTACAAAAGCCACTGCTACCACTAGTAGTGACTCCAGCACTAGTAATAGTGTTGAAGTAACTAAAGGTAAAGATGTAGATGCAAGTGGagtaaaaaatgtaaaatcTGTTGATTTATCTCATTTAAATCTTCATACTGTTGATTCAA GTAAAGATAACCATCTAAACACCGATACTCAACATGACACATCTAGTACAGCTAAAAGTACTGATTATACTGAAGATGATCATCCTGAGTTTTATTATGAGGCTGATGATCATCCCAGTATGGTCCAATTATCTGAAGATTTACACCCACTGAACTCTGGGAAATCATCGAGCTACAAGAAACTACTTGAAAACGACCGTTACGATTTGTTTAACAAATACCTTTTAACTCACTTGAACAACTCGGCCAATAACCTGAATAGTGAGCAGGTGCATATAAGGGAAAAGAAGATGGCTCGAGAAAAGGGGACCCACTGGGGCAGGTGGGCTGTAATTTCTCTAACTTTTATGAGTGAAGAGATTGAGAAGACTAATATTGAGAGTCTGAAAACGTTTCCTTCTGAGCGTTTTATGAGTGAAGTTTTCAAGGCTGGGTCCTCAGTCACTATTACTGAGAATGACAATTACTTATCAGTTGGAGATTTGAATACTAACCATGTTGAAACACCTTTGCCTGTTGTTGATCTTGATACTCCTCTGAACTTGTCTTCACTGTTCATGATGCTTGAGGTTAAGAACGTGAATTACTTTGCTTACGACGGTTCTTTTACTCAGCCTGGTTGTGAAGAGACTGTCAGGTGGTATGTGGCTAAGGAGTCACTTCCGATATCCACTGAGCTTATGCTTCAGCTTCATCGCATGCTCAATCCTAATCCTCACGTTCAGAACCCTAACAACTATGTGGACAATTACAGGGAGCTTCAGAACGTCAATAACAAATGCAGAAATGTTGGCAAGGTCAGGTTCGTGCACGGTTACCCGATGGAATACTTTGTCATATCCCCGTTCTCTCATGAACATCAAGTTTCAGCTTTCAGACTCAGTCGTCTTTATCTTGTTTTCattatttcaatattattaatgttatattAA